Genomic window (Aquimarina sp. BL5):
ATCTTTGGCATTATGTAACTCCGATTGAACCAGAGGATATCACAAACCCTGGAATACGAGATATTATAGGGTTTGATATGGATATTTTAGAGTAAAGAAACTCCTATGGTTTCTTCTAAAATTTTTGATTCTTTTTCTATTTGTTTTTTTATAAGTTTAAAATTAGTCTTTTGATACAGTTCACGTAATTTATTTTTACCTTCTATATCAAATTTATATGCAAGTGTTTTAATACAGACAATACCAAGCGATCTGGACGTAGCACCATAATTACTACCTAGAGTAACACTAAAGCATCGTTCCAAAATAATTGTAATCAATTGTATGTGTTTTTGGTTTTTTCTGGTGCTGGCAATAAACATTAAACCCTTTATTAGGTTGATATTTTCGATATATATCTGTTCGTAAGCGCCATAGATATTATCCTTGGAATTATATACTCTATTTCTTAGAGTAACACTTCTTAGCCTTAAATAAGCTGCCTTACGAATAATACCATATAAAAAGCTGTCAAATTTATCTTCATCGATATTGCTAATGCACGTATCGATTTGTGCTACAGTGGTTTGATTTATTCTATGACAAAGGAGTTTTAGTATTTTAGAAAAATTATGTTGATACTTTTCATTCATACCAGAAATGAGTTTATTTACGTGTGTTCCGAATGGATCTGGTAATAATTGGAAAACATATGAAGAAGGGACTAAACTTATTTTACTGTTTTCTAGAATAATCCTATGAATAATACTTTTGGCTTCCATATATTCTTTTATGGGTAAGTATTGTATAGATTTAGAACGTATGAAAGAATGTAAGCAAGTATTAAGTTCAGGACTTATTTTATAATTCGAAGCATGTTTTTGTAGTTGCCGTAATAACGGACGTATAGGGTAGTAATATGGATATGTATTCTTCCATAGATTAAAAAAATGCGTAAAGTCAGTATTGCTTAGTCGTATTTTAGAGTTGAGAACCTGTTGACAGAGAGCTAACTTAAAATTTTCGGGAACTTCTAAGCTAGTTTCTATATTTTTCTTACGTCTTGAACGCTCTTTTTTTGATATATCCCGAGAAATAAAATAGAAAAATTGCTTCTTAATTTCCGGATGCGATGTGATCAATTTTTTATAATACTCTAACGAGTTGAAACCAATTTTATAAAGATCGTTATCCTCATAATTAGAGTTCATTTTAGCCTCTTCATAAATGTCGAATAATAATTCCTCGACTTGAGATATATCTGTGTTGATAACATCTAAATCGATAATTTTGATGATTCCTCTTTCTTCAGTTAGTGTATCAGAATTAATCTGTACTAATTCTTCTTCTGATATTTTAAAAGGTTTCTTGAACCTTAAGAATGAAAGTATCTTTTTGATGTCCATATAATGATACCTTAAGGTGATAACCAAAATAATTTTTCTTCTTTTAATTTAGCTGCCTCTTTTTTAATTTGAGATTTGATGGACTTGAATTTTGTGTCATGATACAACTCTAATAAAATTTTACGCCCTTTGTTTTCAAAATAATGCATTAAGATATGGATACTTGGTTCTCCAACAAGTTTATGACCGTTACCAAGGGCAACCCCGTTTGTTTTGGAATATGATCTTTCAATTAATTTATGAAATAAATGCAGGCAAGTTTCGAGCTTGAAATGTGCTACCAGGAAAACAAAACCTCTAAGTACCATCAGGTTTTCTTTGGAAATTGGTTGGTATTTATAATAATAAAAATTACCTCGATAATCTGTGCGAGCATAAACCGAGCGTACTTTGGGTTTAAAAAACACAGCACGTTCTACAAAGATTTTACAGTAAATTTCAAGTTCTTTTAATCTTACTGTGGGAATTAAAAATTTGATAATATTAAAATATGACTCCGGCGAATTAGTATTTGAATAATTACTAAACTTATGAGCAATTTCGGACAACCCTTCTTTTTGATCTACTTCTAATTCCAATATCTTTTTGTTTACAAAACCACCAAAATGATCAGATATTAATAAATATAATGGTTCACCGTTATTCTTATAGATTCCAGAATTATTTTGTATTATTCTTTGTAAAATAGTAATTTGATTTGTGTAAGATTCAAATGCAGTACTGGTTAATGCTCTACTCGTTAAAAAAGACTTTAGAAATCGAAGGAAAGATTTAGAAAATTGTTGTCTTGGAGCATATGTTTTTAATTGATTAATGATCAGTTTTAATGAGATCAAATGTCCAAATTTACTATCATCACGGATACAAAAGTTTATCAGGAATTGTATTTCATCTTCGCTAAAAGATAATAAGAATCTTAATAAACGGTTAATGATTTCAGATTTAAAACGATTAGGGATTTTTTTTAAGTTCCTCTCCTGATCAACTATTCTGTTCAATAAGAATAAAATAAATTCTTTTTGTTCTTGTCTTGGTTTTACAATCAAAATTTTATAACATTCCAAAGAATCAAAATCTTCTGCCCATAGATTATACGTCTCTAAATCAGATTTTAATTTAGCTTCCTCATATATTTCAATAATTAATTCTTCGAAAGCTGCCCGTTTGTTTCCAGCTATTTGATCTGAATCCATATTAAAAGCATCATCAACGTTCATAGCGGATGTTTCATGGGGGATAGATTTTTCTTGAGAAAGAATATCTTTTTCCTTTTGGGTAAACTCAAACTTTTGTTTTTTTATCCCAAATATTTTAGAAAGTAATTTATCCAGATTCATTTACCAACTATAAAAACTTTTTTGATGTTGGCTTAAGACAATACACAACTAATGTCATCTAAAGAAGAACCATAATCAAAACTAAAATCAATATGTACCAAATCTCCAGCTTCTACTTCTTGTGTATTGGTAGTTTTTAGTACTGTTGGTGGCATTAAACTATCCGTACCAGTAAAATTAGATCCTTCCGTAATTTCCACATAAGACTCTAGATATAAAGCATTCACTGTTCCTGAGAAGAGAACCGGAACCGAAAAGCTAAGTTTTACACCTTGTTTCTTTTCTTTTAATAATTCTATTTCATTAACAAGAAATTGCTGAGTTAAAAACATTGGTTGATGTCTGGTAAAATTAACTGGATAATGATGAACATCTGCATCAATTTCTGCCTCACAAAGCCTCGCAAAATTTACAATACGATTAGGAAATAGTTTTCCTCCAGGTTTTAAAAAATCCCGCATATGTTGAAAAATCTGTACCTGAAACTCATTAGCACAATAGATACTCATTAACTCTCCTACGACGAAGTCTACTTTTTCTGGTAGATCAACCGTTAATGCATCGGCATAGATGACCTCTACTTTATCTGCCCAAGGGTATTTAGCAATCTCTTTATTAATAAAAGGAATCAGATCTGGATTGTTTTCAATTAAATACGCTTTTTTTACAAAAGGCATGTATAATTTGGTAAGTGGAAGCGTTCCTACACCAATTTCACAAACGGTAGCATCTTTAAAATTATTATTAAGTTGAAATGCTTTATGAAAAGCATCCACACGTTGCTTATCGGTTTCCATAATCTTATAGTAGATTTCAGGAAAACCAAAATGTGATTCATCAAACGTTTGTGCTTTTAACAGGCTGTATTTTAGCGCATCGTAATTATCAATTACTTCCTCAAATAATTTGTCTTTCATTCCTTTAGTGATTGTTTTTAGTAAATATAATAATTATGAGTGTTATAGATATGAATAGGGATAAAACTTAAAAACGAAAATGTTTTTATAAAAGTTAAGGTAGTCAGGGGTAGGGTATTTATAAAGTAGCGCGTTTTAATAATACGATCGAATTACTTAACGTATAATTCATAATACCGGATGTAGATAAAATACAATAGTGAAGAATTGATTTTTGTTTATAAACTGATCACTAATTAATGAATATTAATTTAGATTAAAAAGGGACGTTTTTTCTAAAAAGTTATTGGTGATCAGTATTCGGATATCGTAAAATTAATTGTGGCGTAAGCTTTACGTATAGAAAAATCATGCCGAGCTCATTGAGCAATTTGTGTTAGGCTATTTTATTTGGGAAATAGTTTTCAATGAGCCGTAGCATGATTTAAAATGGCATTACATTTTATTGTTTAATATTAAGGGACAAAAAAAGTATTTTAAAAAGCATCAGTAATTTAGAAACCGAATTATTAATGCTTATCATAATTATAGTACAGAATTAATAACATCCTAGATCTATTCTTGATTGTGTATCGTTATTAGGAATACAGTTTTCTGAATTAACGTGATCGGGAACATACCTCATTAGATTAGGATCTCTTAATCCATTTTCAATAAACAATACTAAGTTAGTTATTTGGTTTTCAGTAAGATTCTGAACATTTGTAAATTGGTTGGCTAATCTTTCTTCTGGTACTTCAATGTTTTCAGGAATTCCATTGAGTTTATACTCAACTACATCTCTTACAGAAGTAAATGTTCCTCCGTGTCCAAAAACTCCATTATCTATAAGATTATATAATGTAGGTGTTTTAAATTTATAGTAATCTCTAGGTTTATTAGTAAACCCTCCTCTTCCTCTTTTAACATTTGGAAAATTGGTGTCATCTATAACTAAAGCACTACCAGAATCATCGAAATCTCCCATCCCTAAGGCATGGAATTTTTTGTCATTTAAGGCAGGCCCTGTGTGACACTTAAAACATTTAGCCTTGCCAAAAAACATTCTGGCTCCTTTTTTTTCTTTATTCGTTAGGGCGCCGAAATCTCCTTGCAGCCATTGCTGCCAGGGTGATTGATTAGGCAATACAGTCCTTTCATATGCCGCAATGGCTAAACCTGCTGTTTCTCTAGTATATCTGTCTTCTTTTGGGATATCCCGAAATGCTTTGTTAAACAGTTTTTTATAGTTGAAATTCTTTGCAAACTTTTTATCAATTAATAATCGATGCACATCTTGCCCTTTTAAAGCCTGTACTTCTACTCCTTGAAAACCTAAAGCATTTTCTGGAATGTTAGTCCAATTGGCTTCTGTTCCTTCGTTAGTTCCTGTACCTCCAAATTGTCCATTCCAAAGCATTACATCCTGATAAGCAACATTTAATATGGTAGGAGAGCGAATGGGTTGTATATCAATATCATTTGTTGGGATAATATTATTAAAAACTCTGCTTTCGCCTGAGGTGCCAAACCCTACACCACCTTCTCCAATACCTTGTCTAATACCAGCGCTAAATCCGGCAGCAGCGTGGTGACAAGAGGCGCAGGAATACGAAAATAAATTGGATGACGTTTTGGGGTTTCCTCCAGTAGCAGTTTCATGAAAAAGTAATTTCCCTAGTTCCACCTTTTCTGCCGTAATTGGATTTAAGGGATCCTGAGGAATACTATTGTAATCATCGTTATCTGGCAACATAAAAAAAGAAACTCCTGCTCCGTCACTTACACTATCTAGCTTTGCTAATAGTTTTATATCTAATTCTGTAGGTTCTCCTGAATACGTTTTTGAAATAAATTGTTGATTTTGATCCATTTCAGGTAATGATATGTAATCATCTTTATCGCAGGAGAACAGCACGGAAATCATAACAAAAAAGTGTATTTTTTTCATGAAAATAATTTTAAACTAAGTGATGTTTTTGTTAATTAATTATTTCTGTAATCGTGCTAAGTTCATTAATACATCGGTTTAGACTCATCCATTTGGGGGAATAGATTTTAATAAACTTAGCATGATTTAAAAATGACATTGTATTCTAGTGTATAGAACGTAGGGGTAATAATGGTTTAAAAAATTAATCACATCCGAGATCTATTCTCGATGCGGAATCATTATTAGGAAAGCAGTTTCCAGAATTTATAGTTAAAGGGACATATCTTGATAAATTTGGATCTCTCAAACTATTTTCGATAAACAATACTAAATTGTCTATTTCGGTTTTATTTAGTTTAATATCACCAAACTGTTCGGCTAAATTTTCTGTTGGTACTTCTGTATTTTCTGGGACACCTTCGATTTTATATTCAATCACTTCTCTCACCGAAGTAAAAGTTCCTCCGTGTCCATAAACTCCATTATCTATAAGATTATAAAGGGTAGGGGTTTTAAACTTGTAATCATCTGTGGTTACTTTAGTAAACCCACCTCTTCCTTTTTTTACATTCTCGAAACCTGATTGATCTAATACAAATGCTTCACTAGTGTTATCAAAATCCCCCATTCCAAAAGCATAAAAATTCTTGTCGTTTAATGCAGGACCCGTATGACATTGATAACACTTTCCTTTACCAAAAAAAGCTTTAGCTCCTTTTTTTTCATTGTTGGATAATAGGCTATAATTTCCGTTTAACCATTGCTGCCAGGGTGATTGATTAGGTAATATGGTTCTCTCGTAGGCAGCAATGGCTAAGGCTGCATTTGTGGTGCTGTATCTTTCTGACATCGCTGAATTCGGAA
Coding sequences:
- a CDS encoding rRNA adenine N-6-methyltransferase family protein; the protein is MKDKLFEEVIDNYDALKYSLLKAQTFDESHFGFPEIYYKIMETDKQRVDAFHKAFQLNNNFKDATVCEIGVGTLPLTKLYMPFVKKAYLIENNPDLIPFINKEIAKYPWADKVEVIYADALTVDLPEKVDFVVGELMSIYCANEFQVQIFQHMRDFLKPGGKLFPNRIVNFARLCEAEIDADVHHYPVNFTRHQPMFLTQQFLVNEIELLKEKKQGVKLSFSVPVLFSGTVNALYLESYVEITEGSNFTGTDSLMPPTVLKTTNTQEVEAGDLVHIDFSFDYGSSLDDISCVLS
- a CDS encoding cytochrome-c peroxidase — encoded protein: MKKIHFFVMISVLFSCDKDDYISLPEMDQNQQFISKTYSGEPTELDIKLLAKLDSVSDGAGVSFFMLPDNDDYNSIPQDPLNPITAEKVELGKLLFHETATGGNPKTSSNLFSYSCASCHHAAAGFSAGIRQGIGEGGVGFGTSGESRVFNNIIPTNDIDIQPIRSPTILNVAYQDVMLWNGQFGGTGTNEGTEANWTNIPENALGFQGVEVQALKGQDVHRLLIDKKFAKNFNYKKLFNKAFRDIPKEDRYTRETAGLAIAAYERTVLPNQSPWQQWLQGDFGALTNKEKKGARMFFGKAKCFKCHTGPALNDKKFHALGMGDFDDSGSALVIDDTNFPNVKRGRGGFTNKPRDYYKFKTPTLYNLIDNGVFGHGGTFTSVRDVVEYKLNGIPENIEVPEERLANQFTNVQNLTENQITNLVLFIENGLRDPNLMRYVPDHVNSENCIPNNDTQSRIDLGCY